Proteins from one Sabethes cyaneus chromosome 2, idSabCyanKW18_F2, whole genome shotgun sequence genomic window:
- the LOC128737564 gene encoding probable prefoldin subunit 6 encodes MDKETVVLQRKLESELKNYKDAQKDFNKLVQQQQLLDGQYNENKNVLEELQLLKPTNTVYKLYGPVLVKQELEESKQNVTKRIEYINKELKKCTDNIASLEQKQDKYRANLQKLQRQYQSQIALTKP; translated from the exons ATGGATAAAGAAACAGTCGTGCTGCAGCGCAAACTTGaatccgaattgaaaaactacaaggATGCCCAAAAAG ACTTCAACAAACTGGTTCAACAGCAGCAGCTTCTCGATGGCCAGTACAATGAGAACAAGAATGTTTTGGAGGAGCTCCAACTGCTGAAGCCAACCAACACG GTTTATAAACTGTACGGACCGGTGCTGGTAAAGCAGGAGTTGGAGGAAAGCAAGCAAAACGTAACCAAACGTATCGAGTACATCAATAAGGAGCTGAAAAAATGCACCGACAACATCGCTAGTCTCGAACAGAAGCAGGACAAATATCGAGCTAATCTGCAGAAACTACAGCGACAGTACCAGAGCCAGATTGCGCTTACGAAACCTTAA
- the LOC128733849 gene encoding GATOR complex protein NPRL3 — MEVNPLSIIMVKSDSKGDRLLFRYPFHVPQQFQASVALVRKTPYSIMNSSDDILQNAPPVVSNICYDQLYGIPDDVLATLFAVKSELCNQKFELKVNDVRFVSHPTLVKIDGEDQKNAVFYRINIVFALHAQASYSIVKCYYELSKRIGVGLLYEERRASYLSNEMKMMVACIDEVAAAAQEHDSGTTVNAIAFEAILRESSLAQFIRTIYQDLCTTGLLNVTLNQSVTLSFCLPQKAHQFHKKGVIVEPEAIDRCLHALKPYHGMLLLVDPSELLDCVPPSGARMLLQLIEAYNPLKSLQNMASDADLVIDHVYQLVGHLVYWAKATIIYPLCETNVYVIAPDAQLNIHSNLPDKFATKFPGMSLFEVISDFSLPTSIGHLTTPLQHPARQGRLAQMVLWMLQHHLLMQLHTYVQFIASYEEEDCEVPANGDAAEESTSNQGKLTVSPPSTSSQPLAVPVQRKISLTEDMFPDSLTLASTTSNTRPSSASHRSNISHSSVGQTASSTDNDESIASMEDEDKIKRLLSVFDECDRKTIVKIPAASNPDDLALMVRLWQAGYFKGDHHLEEIMYFENLRRSQLLQLVDKFRGVLIIYETEDPAIASLYTVSQ, encoded by the exons ATGGAGGTAAATCCACTGAGCATCATTATGGTGAAATCGGACAGTAAGGGTGATCGATTGCTGTTCCGCTATCCATTCCATGTTCCTCAGCAATTTCAAGCCAGTGTGGCCCTCGTGCGGAAGACTCCCTACTCGATTATGAACAGCAGTGACGACATCCTTCAAAATGCTCCTCCTGTAGTCTCCAACATTTGCTACG ATCAGCTTTATGGGATACCCGACGACGTTTTGGCGACGCTTTTTGCCGTTAAATCGGAACTGTGCAATCAGAAGTTTGAACTGAAAGTTAACGATGTACGCTTTGTGTCCCACCCGACATTAGTTAAAATAGACGGCGAGGATCAGAAGAATGCCGTTTTTTACCGGATTAACATCGTATTTGCATTGCATGCTCAGGCAAGTTATTCTATCGTAAAATGTTACTACGAGCTGAGTAAACGAATCGGAGTAGGCCTGCTCTATGAAGAACGCCGGGCTAGTTATCTGTCAAACGAGATGAAAATGATGGTTGCCTGCATAGATGAGGTTGCTGCAGCAGCTCAAGAGCACGACTCTGGAACGACCGTCAATGCAATTGCGTTTGAAGCCATCCTAAGGGAAAGCAGTTTGGCACAGTTCATTAGAACAATTTATCAGGATCTGTGCACTACTGGTTTGCTTAATGTCACCCTTAATCAGTCGGTTACGTTAAGCTTTTGTTTGCCCCAAAAGGCACACCAGTTTCATAAGAAGGGAGTCATCGTTGAACCGGAAGCCATTGATAGGTGTCTCCACGCACTAAAACCCTATCACGGCATGTTGCTGCTAGTGGATCCTTCGGAGCTGTTAGATTGTGTCCCGCCGTCCGGTGCCCGCATGCTTTTGCAGCTCATCGAAGCTTACAATCCGTTGAAAAGTTTGCAAAATATGGCATCAGATGCAGATCTCGTAATTGATCACGTTTACCAGTTAGTCGGTCATCTGGTATATTGGGCTAAAGCCACTATTATTTATCCCCTGTGTGAAACAAACGTGTACGTTATTGCCCCCGACGCGCAACTTAACATACATTCCAACCTGCCCGATAAGTTCGCCACCAAATTCCCCGGTATGTCGCTGTTTGAGGTAATCAGTGACTTTTCACTGCCAACTTCCATTGGACATCTGACCACACCGTTGCAGCACCCCGCCCGCCAGGGGCGGCTAGCTCAGATGGTTCTCTGGATGCTGCAGCATCATCTGCTCATGCAACTGCACACTTACGTTCAGTTCATTGCCTCCTACGAAGAGGAAGACTGCGAAGTTCCGGCGAACGGCGACGCCGCGGAAGAATCCACATCAAATCAAGGAAAGCTTACGGT ttCTCCCCCGAGCACGTCAAGCCAACCGCTAGCTGTTCCGGTACAGCGCAAAATTTCTCTTACTGAGGACATGTTCCCAGACAGTTTAACGCTTGCTTCGACAACATCGAACACCCGTCCGTCGTCCGCTAGTCACCGGTCGAACATTAGCCACTCGAGCGTTGGTCAAACAGCGTCCAGTACGGATAACGATGAGAGCATAGCATCCATGGAAGATGAGGACAAAATCAAACGACTACTGTCGGTTTTCGACGAATGTGACCGAAAGACAATTGTAAAGATACCCGCTGCTTCCAACCCGGACGATCTGGCTCTGATGGTTCGGCTTTGGCAAGCGGGCTACTTTAAGGGAGATCATCATCTGGAGGAAATTATGTACTTTGAAAATCTGAGACGATCGCAACTTCTTCAGTTGGTGGACAAATTCCGCGGGGTTCTGATCATCTACGAAACGGAAGATCCAGCCATTGCTAGTCTGTACACCGTGTCACAGTAG
- the LOC128733850 gene encoding uncharacterized protein LOC128733850, translating to MAKLRDGLLLGCGNPLLDISATVDETFLAKYDMLPNNAILAEEKHMPIYKELIDNFKADFIAGGSVQNSFRVAQWILQRPKVSVFFGCVGRDQYSEILSQKAITDGVDVQYQFCPDTPTGTCAVLITNTQRSLCANLAAANKFTIDHLKSSASESLLQNAEYFYISGFFLTVSVESILTVAKHALSRNRPFMMNLSAPFIPQFFSDNLAQALPYIDILFGNETEALAFAEQQKMGTEDLKQIGLNISNLPKLNAARRRVVIITQGSDPVLLIQDDKVTEFPVEKLEREQIVDTNGAGDAFVGGFLAQLVQEESYETCIKCGIWTARQIIQRSGCTFEGVPDFKA from the exons ATGGCTAAGTTGAG AGATGGTCTTCTGTTGGGTTGCGGAAATCCGCTGCTGGACATCTCAGCCACTGTGGATGAGACCTTTCTAGCCAAATATGACATGCTGCCGAACAACGCAATCTTAGCCGAGGAGAAGCACATGCCGAT TTATAAGGAACTAATAGACAACTTCAAGGCGGATTTCATTGCCGGGGGCAGTGTCCAAAACTCCTTCCGTGTGGCGCAATGGATTTTGCAGCGACCTAAGGTTTCCGTTTTCTTCGGTTGCGTCGGTCGGGATCAATATTCGGAGATCCTTTCGCAGAAAGCAATCACCGATGGGGTGGACGTCCAGTATCAGTTCTGTCCGGATACTCCGACCGGCACGTGTGCTGTCTTGATTACCAACACGCAGCGCAGTTTGTGCGCTAATCTGGCAGCCGCCAACAAGTTTACGATCGATCACTTGAAATCGTCGGCCAGCGAGTCGCTACTGCAGAATGCAGAATATTTCTACATATCGGGGTTCTTCCTAACGGTTAGCGTCGAAAGCATTCTGACCGTGGCAAAGCATGCTTTGTCACGCAATCGACCGTTTATGATGAACCTTAGCGCTCCCTTCATTCCGCAGTTTTTTAGCGATAACCTTGCTCAAGCATTGCCATATATCGATATTTTGTTTGGGAACGAAACG GAAGCGTTAGCCTTTGCCGAGCAGCAGAAAATGGGCACCGAAGATCTGAAACAAATTGGCCTTAACATTTCCAATTTACCGAAGCTGAACGCGGCTCGCCGCCGTGTGGTTATCATCACCCAGGGAAGCGATCCGGTTTTGCTAATACAGGACGATAAAGTGACCGAGTTTCCGGTGGAAAAGCTCGAACGCGAGCAAATCGTGGATACGAATGGAGCCGGAGACGCGTTCGTCGGTGGTTTCCTGGCTCAGCTGGTCCAGGAGGAAAGCTACGAAACGTGCATAAAGTGCGGCATCTGGACTGCTCGCCAAATTATCCAAAGATCTGGTTGCACATTCGAGGGCGTGCCTGACTTTAAGGCGTAG